The Abditibacteriaceae bacterium sequence CCACCCAACACCAGCAGTAAAAGAGGTAGAAAGCGCTTCACGCGCGGCACTGTGTTATTTTCGTGCCGGTGAGTACGGTCGAATTCGGGTGCCACTGCTCTTCGCTTCGCGTGGGCACCCGTGCAGCGGAAGGGCGGATACTTCTAGCGAATGATCACAGCATCGGGCACATCTGTCGCGCCGCCGACTTCCAGTTTCGCACGCGCACTATTCACCGAAAGCTGCGTCGAACCGCCACCATCAAGTGACAGCGCATCGCGGCAATTCAGCCCGTCGCGCGACTGCCAGATTTTCGCCCAATCCTGAAACGAAATCGCGCCATCGGCCACGGCGATAACCACACGCCCATCGCGGGCAACACCAAGCGCGGTACGCCGCGCCCACTGTTCTTTGAATGTCTTCAACTTGCCTCCGACTACCAGACGCGGCGAACATTGAACCGCTTGCGTCGTGCGCCGCCGCCGTTGCCAGCCTTTGGCCGGAACAATTTCAGCTTGGCCGCGCCGCACCTGAAATACGCCACCGCCCGCCGGAGAAAGCCTCGTGCGCAACGCACCGTCGCAAATTCGCACACCTAAGCTTTTGCCGTCGTTATCGAAAAACGCGCCATTGATCGCGACAATTGCCTTGCCGCGCACGCGCCAACCGGCGGCATCAGTCGCCTTTCCCGCAACGATGTGAACCCGATTCGCCGCGACACGAAACGCAACGATGTTCGCCGCCCCGCCCTTTTCAATCGAGGCGAACCGCCGCATCTCGACGCCGCGCGCGATTTCGTTCCACGGCGAGCGGTTCTGCCGCAGCCAGCGCACGAAACGAGGCGCGGCCAGCAAGAAGAAGCCGGCGCACAAGAGGAAAGGAAAGAACCAGCGGCGCATAAAAGGGTAGGTCGAATTCGGTTGGACTTTAGTCGATAGAGATTTTAATCGGAGCCGATTCGATTTGCGGCCTGGAGGCCGTGAATGCAACGATTTCGTATTCGCCGCGTGGCAAACGCGTTCCACCAGCGGTTCCATCCCACGTTGCGGTGTAAACCAGGCTGCGTGTCGGCGCGAGTGAAACGTTGCGCAATGCCTCTGTAAACATTTTATTCATCGACCAACTCCACGCCGTTTCCTGACTGCCGACGCGGCGCGCGCGGATGTCAAAATCTTGACCGGAATTAAAAACCAATTTCGCTTCTTCTTTGCCTTCGTTGCGTAATGTCATAGTGAAAAGAACCGTATCGCCACGACGCATCGCTGTGCGATTCGCGGCGACGGTGAATTTCAAGCCCGCCGACGACTTTGAATTATCGGTTTCTTCAGGTCGCACCGTACCGGTTGGCGTGGTGTCGGTTGGCGCGGTGCCGTTTTCTTCAACCGGAGCAACGACGACCGGCGGAGGAAGGGGCCGGGGCGAAGCGCCCACGCCCGGCGGCAAATCGCCTTTGACACGACAACCGGCGACACAAACCAACAGTGCGAGAGGGAATAATTTTTTCATAAGAGTTCGGGAGTACGGTCGAATTCGACCGTACTTCTTTATATGCTTTCGGGTATGACACAGAACGAAGAAACCATTTCAACACGACGCATTCACGACGGTCGCGTGGTGCGCCTGCGCGAAGA is a genomic window containing:
- a CDS encoding phosphodiester glycosidase family protein, with amino-acid sequence MRRWFFPFLLCAGFFLLAAPRFVRWLRQNRSPWNEIARGVEMRRFASIEKGGAANIVAFRVAANRVHIVAGKATDAAGWRVRGKAIVAINGAFFDNDGKSLGVRICDGALRTRLSPAGGGVFQVRRGQAEIVPAKGWQRRRRTTQAVQCSPRLVVGGKLKTFKEQWARRTALGVARDGRVVIAVADGAISFQDWAKIWQSRDGLNCRDALSLDGGGSTQLSVNSARAKLEVGGATDVPDAVIIR
- a CDS encoding BsuPI-related putative proteinase inhibitor, which gives rise to MKKLFPLALLVCVAGCRVKGDLPPGVGASPRPLPPPVVVAPVEENGTAPTDTTPTGTVRPEETDNSKSSAGLKFTVAANRTAMRRGDTVLFTMTLRNEGKEEAKLVFNSGQDFDIRARRVGSQETAWSWSMNKMFTEALRNVSLAPTRSLVYTATWDGTAGGTRLPRGEYEIVAFTASRPQIESAPIKISID